GGATTTCCAGAGGTGCAGCTACCGTTCCTTTCGCATCTCGCTACGGACAGCGGCCGCGCTCATTGCGGAGGTTAATTTGGGCCATTTAGTGCCAACTGCCGAGCTTTAAGGTTTACATTGGACCCCTTGCAGCGCGGCTTGATGTCAATCAGTGGTCTCTTGGGTGTGTCGGCTTATCGCTACTGACTAGAGTATTGTACTGATAGCCAATCGCGTTGTGGGTTCTAGACGATTCAGTTGTTGCGGTATTGGAAGAACCTGGAATTTACATGGTTTTTGGCTTGATTTGTTTTTAGTTCAAATCGATTCCTCTAGTGTAAGATTTTTATCCACCGCTGACACTAGCCAACTAGCAGCCCAAAGCTATGGGGTTTTATGATCTGTACTAAGCTGGTTCCTCTTGACCACTCAATTTCCTACGTATTAAACAGCATACACCATCAGGCTGAAACTTAAGGCTATTCAGATTTATCCTTGGGCATTTGGGCGGCTTCAAATGCAGCACTAGGATGATATTCGTTACAGTAGTATGGTATTTCATACTGAATCACAATGTAGGATCCTTCCATATCTTGTAAAATTTCAATGGTCTCTTAGCCATTTTTCATGTTGCTGTTACCAGGACAGGCAATGCTGACATGAACTATGCTTTATGACATAAAACATCTCTCCATTCTTGTGGCGAGGTAGAGCAGTAATTGTCCAAACTATCCACAAGCATTGATACAGAAACATTTGAAGGCAAGTGCATATGCATTTTTAAACTGCTAGTTGTAGCAAATCAGATAAATAAATTACTGATTCAGTGATATGATTAACTACAACATCTATTATTCTAACTGGTCACTGCAAAGAACCTGTTTCCGCTCACTCAAGATTGTTCTTTTGCCATTGCAACAACCTGTATTCGTGATATCAACTCTAATCGGCAGCGCGGCTTGATACAGGAAGCTTTGAATCTGTGGTCTCTGGGGTATCGTTACTGACTATTGTAGTGTTTAGCGGCTAATCGTGATGTGGGTAGCAGGAATTTTATCATTTGCCCTATAGGTGTTGGAAGTTCGGAATAATCCTGGAttttacatggttgttgtcacgaTTTGTTGTTTGGTAAACTCGATCATTTAATAAGGTTTTTATCCACTGCCAAAGTCGACGCTTCTTAGTTAAGATTAACACGAGCAAATTGGCATCCCAAAGTTATGGAGTTTGTAGGATCTGTACtcacttggttcctcttgaacactCTGTTCCGAAATAATTAAACAACATACGCCTCCAGGCCCTCTGACTACTCAATTCCGGACTAATTAAACACCATACTCCCCCAGTCTTAAACAACACGAATGCTATTGAGCTTTTGTGTTGGGCTTCAGATGCAGCACTAGAATCATATTTTGTACGGTATTTTATATTGAATCACAATGCAGGATCATAGGTAGAGTACCCTCCCATATCTTATAAAATATCAGTGGTCTTATAGCCATTTTCTCTTCTTGTTTTTACCAACGCATGTAATGTTGACATCAAGTTGAGTATCCAATGGGGGCAAGAAACAGGTGGAGTAATAATCACCTGAATCGTCCACAGTCATTGATTCACAAACATTTGAAGACAAACAAATATGCATTTTAACCTACTACTCGTAGAAAATCTAATAAATGAATTGCAGATAATGTGATATTATTATGCTGAACTACAATATCCGTTATTCTCACTGCAAAAGAGTAATTTTGTTCTTTCAAAATACAGCAAGTACTTAGACTATTATTAATTTCAGAATCATACAAAGTCAAAAACCTGCATTCTTTGATATCAACTCTAAATTTTGTGGCGCCCTTATTCTATTGCAATGAACAACTCAATGCAATTGTGGAGGGATGATGTCCCACAAATAGCTTATCATATGGGGAAATTGGAGTCTTCTACCACGTGATGAAATCCAGTTGTTAGTCACAACCCATAAGTTCTTTAGCTCTGTCCAGAAGAGTGGAGAGAGGTGTGCTACACTCCATAAACCCCGTGTCGCCCAAGAAAAGCCTGTAGTTTTCAGCCTTTGACAGTGTATGCTCTACCGTTGATAGGGCTTCTGTCATCCTGCATTCTTTGAAACGGTATGCAAACCGAGAATTGAACTCTATCATGTATATTATTTGCTCAAGTATCACCCTTCTGATCCCAGGACAGTGAGCACTAGGTTTTGTATTTGCATTCAGTGTGTCGACAAGCCTCTGCGCAAATCTTCTCTCAATCTGACCATCTTCTAGTTCTCGGGTAAAGTCCCCAGGGATGACTTTACATATCTGTGAACTAAGGCCAATGAGGATCTCTAGTTCTGCCCCTTCCGCATTCATTATTCTTTCCAACACCTATAGTGGAATGCATATGGTCAGTAAAAATATAATATACAGCTATACTTCAGTGGTAAAAAGTGCAGGACAAATTTTCACAATATATTGAGCACAAGAACATATGCAGATGGAAAATTCCATTATTCACATCTAATAGTGCATCTGTTGCTTGAATTAGCAGGGCTCACCTCTCGCAGGGTATGAGATAGCTCCTTCAAGTCTGAATCCTTGAGCTTGGGACGAGCGTGCAGACACAGATTGCGCATCAGGCTTGCCGCCACATATATGTACCTGTCATCATTGGTCAGGATCATAGTCTTGAGTTTCTGAATGAACTCTGGTTCCCTCAATATGACCAAGCAGTTCTGGACACTCTCTGTTGTCAGCATTGCCAGTGCTTGCCCGGCAACTTTCCGTACCAAGCGATCAGCATTGGTACTTGGGCTTCCTTCTGCATTTAGAAATACATGCATCAGCATGGTAATGATCAGTTGGATTTGACCAATCTCCTGCCTTGTGTTCCCATCAACCGCAATGTTCCTGAGTATTTCTGCCACAATCTTTATTGATTCCTGGCTGCTCCTATTGTTTCCCAAGACCTCTGCGAGGTTTGTCAACAGGAAAGGATGGTTTGATATGTTGTGCCGCAGTGTTATGCCGATTTCGCCACCAATGCTTGTGAGCCTTTGTAGCACCTTCAGTGAAGACTTCAACAAAATCTTTTCTTGTGCCTTGGTATTCACATTGTCCGTGCCCCTTGTGTAGCTTGTGAATCCTATGATCTTAGGGACGAGGTCAGCTGCATTGCTGATTTGTACACAATTTTCCTGATCACAACCAGCAAGACTTTCAATAATTGACATGGCCAGTGCTGGGAGAAGATCATGGTCTGTCGACATCTGCTCCTCGGGAATTGAACAAAATTCTGAAATCCGCTGCCAGCACCTGAGTACACAATTCTGTTTGTTGATGCAAGCTTGCTTGGTCGATCGGTTTTGTGTTTCCAGCAGGTTATCGGTGTCTTGAAGTGGGTCTTGTCTTTGCCCTCGGTTACCATTTACATCCCTTACTGCATCGTGTTCTTTCTCTTGGCTATCTTCTATATTCAGAAATGGATCTCGTATTTCTTCCTGTTCATCATCTGTAATCAGAAGCGGGTTTCCTCTTTTTGGTCTGCTATCAGCATCAAGGAGTGCAGATAGAAGCTGCATTGTGCCGGGGAAAGTGACAGCACGGATGTTCTTTGCAAGTTCAGTGGTAACCTTTGCGGCATATAATCTGATTGCTCTATCCTTTGGACTTGTCCAATCCAACATTCTAATTATTCTGGCCATCGTCATGTTAGAAATTGTGAGTTCTGAAAAGAGTTGTGCCTTGGTTGGCCCCCTTTGGAGAAAGCAGTGCATCGTCCGGATCCCGTTGAGCTGTTTCTTTGGCGAGTCTGAGTTTAGAGAATCAATGGCAAAGGTGCTGAGGCTGATCTTCTTTGGAGCAAGCACACCCTCTTGCATGCATTTTTCCAAGGCATATGCATAGTATAGGTTGACAGATTCCACTCCCCACTGACCTCTAAACGCACCACTATGGACGAGGGATCTCCGAGGGATGAATGAAAAGAACTCAAGCATGCAAGCCACAACATAGAGCATTCCTTGTCCAAGCACCATCCCATAGAAGATTCTCAGAGATGCCTTGAGGTTTTTTTCTTTAGGCCCGTACTTGTGCCGAAGGCTCAACAATGCCAGTACGATACGCAACACTGCTGCTGGGATCTGGAAGTTGCCTAATGACACCACCGCAAAGGCGCACAGTTGTATTATTAAGACCACAGGAAGGTTCACGGATGGATCTAGGTGCAGCATGAACACCTGCATTCCTAGCGCTGAAACCATGCACAAGTTGGTAATAACTCGACGCCAAAATACTTGTCTGCTGCCCAGAGCTCTACGCACAAGTGTGATGATTCTTGGGAACCGTAACCTGCTTATTGTTACCAACAGCATTGGCACAAGTAGTACAGTGAACACTATCCATCTGGGCAACGGGCCTAGTTTTTTATCTTCGATTTGATATTGATTATAACCAGCAGCATATATGTATCGAGTAACTCTATCTGTTAGAGGGGGAGCCATCAGTAGGATTGCAACCAAGGGGCTCCATACCGATATGGCATGGCGCAGTGGGTTGCATATGTGCAGTTTGAGCCCAGACAGGAACCTGCCAATTGCAAGTATTACTGCCATCAAAAGAATCCCCATAGTAGACAGAGAATCTTTATTTAGGAGGATCACCAAAACATCGAAAAAGCATAGGATTGCAATCAGTCCATTCCAGCCAACAGGTCGAAAAGCTCCTCTGGTGTTAAAAAACAGTTGGTAATCCAGTCTATTGTTGCGGGTGAACATCCTGAAGTATGTAGATATGGTGTTAAATGATATATTGAAATTGCACAAATCACAAATCCAAGATGGTGAGCATCCAGATCTTAATGCTTAAGAAATATAAAACATGTAACAAGGATAAATATATTCTGACTAATGTAGACCATAGCAGTGCTGTTTTTTTTGTTAATTTGGACCATAGCTAAGCCTTTGTGTCATTGATGCCGGGTTAAATGTTTTTCTAACCAGCTGGTTACTAGTCTTACCGTTGACTCGCGGTAACTGAACCAAAGGAAAAAAATCGACAAAAGTTCCTGGAAATAATGACAAACTTTAGTTGATTTTTGAAAATTATGTCAACTACCATTTGAATGGCAAAGACTTTTTTGAGCAAACGACAATTATTTTTGGGTTGCCCGTGGTTACCGGCCCTAATGGTTCGCTTGGACAAAATTTTGATACCAGTAGCCAAAACTTGTGCAGAAATGAAGCACTAGAGTACTTCGGTTTTCCTAGAGAAACAAGTTtcaagtctatggaagtttccaaTAGGTAGCACGATAATTTCAAGTATGGACAGTCAAGCTCTGATGACAATTAACTGTGCATAAAGTAAAAGGTATAATTTGTAGCAGTAACATTATTACAACAAGTAGAAACACTTAGAATAGCCCTCTATTTTGAATAATAAATTTCATTATATATTAAGCCATGTGTTAATTCCATGCCATGGTGAAAGTCTTATATTATGTCATATGCACCCCTTGGCGAGTTCTTAGACATaaatactcagcaagttctaaaaaatTTCATGGTGCTACTAACTGTTAATTTAGGCACATGTACAAAAACAGGAGAAAATCATAAAGAACATGTTTTAAACTATCCTTTAGTACTACCTACAAATGCCTAAATGGGGTTCGTACGTATTGGCCTGTGCTAACAGAATCTGCTTTCGCATACCTTGTAGCTTCGAGGAACACTATCGCCGTGGCGTACCAAAAATCATCGTCCAGTCTGAGGTCCTTGGAGTAGCCGCCGAGCAGGACGAAACCTGGAATTTACATGGTTTCTGGCTTGATTTGTTTTTAGTTCAAATCGATTCCTCTAGTCTAAGATTTTGATGCACCGCTGACACTAGCCAACTAGCAGCCCAAAGCTATGGGGTTTTATGATCTGTACTAAGCTGGTTTCTCTTGACCACTCAATTTCCTAGTTCCACCACTAGTTagtgagtaagaataggagtggtacacgcgtgttcctcctcctcctagctCGTCTCGACCCGACCCGACCCGACCCGACCcgagctcgtggtgagtggattgagcctcgagccgagacttttctttcttttttgggaagcgctctgcgcgactgctcaagctcttcatcatgggtcgtcttccgtccaagtcgggcggtcacgggtcgtcttccgtccaagtcgggcggtgctgcctaccgtcgtcaacaacgttgtcatccatAACGTTATTGTTGCAACTTCATCTGctacaccgccacctccaccaaattggtacgtgcgacatatctcgattaaggtgtgcactttaagaggtggcagattaatgccacgctctggcttactcatctggaccaagatcagaacaagttcaaggaagacAATACTCTCTTTGTC
This region of Lolium perenne isolate Kyuss_39 chromosome 2, Kyuss_2.0, whole genome shotgun sequence genomic DNA includes:
- the LOC127331836 gene encoding uncharacterized protein isoform X1, with the translated sequence MANGILSQRSVVALKRLRLPSRSRRVLKLIQAMANSIPSGGGEHRVWVQANGGGPARKATAAPEMPLNRFVRFVALIEKLGNAFGTLAFTWATVVLLGGYSKDLSLENDFWFSTVIVFLEATRMFTRNNRLDYQLFFNTRGAFRPVGWNGLIAILCFFDVLVILLNKDSLSTMGILLMAVILAIGRFLSGLKLHICNPLRHAISVWSPLVAILLMAPPLTDRVTRYIYAAGYNQYQIEDKKLGPLPRWIVFTVLLVPMLLVTISRLRFPRIITLVRRALGSRQVFWRRVITNLCMVSALGMQVFMLHLDPSVNLPVVLIIQLCAFAVVSLGNFQIPAAVLRIVLALLSLRHKYGPKEKNLKASLRIFYGMVLGQGMLYVVACMLEFFSFIPRRSLVHSGAFRGQWGVESVNLYYAYALEKCMQEGVLAPKKISLSTFAIDSLNSDSPKKQLNGIRTMHCFLQRGPTKAQLFSELTISNMTMARIIRMLDWTSPKDRAIRLYAAKVTTELAKNIRAVTFPGTMQLLSALLDADSRPKRGNPLLITDDEQEEIRDPFLNIEDSQEKEHDAVRDVNGNRGQRQDPLQDTDNLLETQNRSTKQACINKQNCVLRCWQRISEFCSIPEEQMSTDHDLLPALAMSIIESLAGCDQENCVQISNAADLVPKIIGFTSYTRGTDNVNTKAQEKILLKSSLKVLQRLTSIGGEIGITLRHNISNHPFLLTNLAEVLGNNRSSQESIKIVAEILRNIAVDGNTRQEIGQIQLIITMLMHVFLNAEGSPSTNADRLVRKVAGQALAMLTTESVQNCLVILREPEFIQKLKTMILTNDDRYIYVAASLMRNLCLHARPKLKDSDLKELSHTLREVLERIMNAEGAELEILIGLSSQICKVIPGDFTRELEDGQIERRFAQRLVDTLNANTKPSAHCPGIRRVILEQIIYMIEFNSRFAYRFKECRMTEALSTVEHTLSKAENYRLFLGDTGFMECSTPLSTLLDRAKELMGCD
- the LOC127331836 gene encoding uncharacterized protein isoform X2 encodes the protein MFTRNNRLDYQLFFNTRGAFRPVGWNGLIAILCFFDVLVILLNKDSLSTMGILLMAVILAIGRFLSGLKLHICNPLRHAISVWSPLVAILLMAPPLTDRVTRYIYAAGYNQYQIEDKKLGPLPRWIVFTVLLVPMLLVTISRLRFPRIITLVRRALGSRQVFWRRVITNLCMVSALGMQVFMLHLDPSVNLPVVLIIQLCAFAVVSLGNFQIPAAVLRIVLALLSLRHKYGPKEKNLKASLRIFYGMVLGQGMLYVVACMLEFFSFIPRRSLVHSGAFRGQWGVESVNLYYAYALEKCMQEGVLAPKKISLSTFAIDSLNSDSPKKQLNGIRTMHCFLQRGPTKAQLFSELTISNMTMARIIRMLDWTSPKDRAIRLYAAKVTTELAKNIRAVTFPGTMQLLSALLDADSRPKRGNPLLITDDEQEEIRDPFLNIEDSQEKEHDAVRDVNGNRGQRQDPLQDTDNLLETQNRSTKQACINKQNCVLRCWQRISEFCSIPEEQMSTDHDLLPALAMSIIESLAGCDQENCVQISNAADLVPKIIGFTSYTRGTDNVNTKAQEKILLKSSLKVLQRLTSIGGEIGITLRHNISNHPFLLTNLAEVLGNNRSSQESIKIVAEILRNIAVDGNTRQEIGQIQLIITMLMHVFLNAEGSPSTNADRLVRKVAGQALAMLTTESVQNCLVILREPEFIQKLKTMILTNDDRYIYVAASLMRNLCLHARPKLKDSDLKELSHTLREVLERIMNAEGAELEILIGLSSQICKVIPGDFTRELEDGQIERRFAQRLVDTLNANTKPSAHCPGIRRVILEQIIYMIEFNSRFAYRFKECRMTEALSTVEHTLSKAENYRLFLGDTGFMECSTPLSTLLDRAKELMGCD